Proteins from a single region of Desulfobacter postgatei 2ac9:
- a CDS encoding two-component system sensor histidine kinase NtrB: MARLIEDHIRLVFVLLLALFTAGFLLFFTWYQDIVFKYAQGRLREDALVIAESLWRYEPPPFAYLILSARSNSYTTVQVIDDSQKEYAAVKGPAPSFTERIMARAGLLPVVELEEPVRYQNRTIGSIEVDWQNRAAFIYFYVIICQVLLFAGLWFFLNLYIAKKTLEERVKERTADLRASRARLQSILDSMPSVLIGVDPAGNITLWNNRAEQVSGFLTEQALDRPLEKVYPRLAPRMDQVREAIATRRERVSKKQARMQDNLVCYEDITVFPLVANGVEGAVIRVDDITDQVRMEEMVIQSEKMLSVGGLAAGMAHEINNPLAGIMQTANVMKLRLENIDMAANKRAASDIGISTEQVRAFMEKRGIFNMLEAINESGARVAVIVDNMLSFARKSDAIVSSHNPGELMDSILELAATDYDLKKQYDFKTIKIVREYEENLPMIPCEGAKVQQVILNILKNGAQAMVEAGRNRPCFILRISTEAEAGMLRMEIQDNGPGMTREVRNRIFEPFFTTKPPGVGTGLGLSVSYFIITENHKGTLGVSSAPGKGANFIIRLPLASHSLERREAEEDENDAAST; the protein is encoded by the coding sequence GCTGGCTTTATTTACTGCGGGGTTTTTATTGTTTTTCACCTGGTATCAGGATATTGTTTTTAAATATGCACAAGGGCGGCTCAGGGAAGATGCCCTTGTCATTGCAGAGTCCCTGTGGCGGTACGAGCCCCCCCCATTTGCTTATCTGATACTGTCTGCCCGGTCCAACAGCTATACGACGGTGCAGGTTATTGACGATTCACAAAAAGAATATGCCGCAGTTAAGGGCCCGGCACCTTCGTTTACGGAACGTATAATGGCCCGGGCGGGGCTGCTGCCGGTGGTTGAGCTGGAAGAGCCGGTCAGGTATCAAAATCGGACCATCGGCAGCATAGAGGTGGACTGGCAGAACCGGGCCGCCTTTATCTATTTTTATGTGATTATATGCCAGGTCCTGCTCTTTGCCGGTCTCTGGTTTTTTTTAAATCTGTATATCGCAAAGAAAACCCTGGAAGAGCGGGTTAAAGAACGTACGGCAGATCTCAGGGCGAGCCGGGCACGGCTCCAGTCGATACTGGATTCCATGCCTTCGGTGCTTATCGGTGTGGACCCGGCAGGGAATATCACCCTATGGAACAACAGGGCGGAACAGGTCTCGGGATTTCTTACAGAACAGGCCCTGGATCGCCCCCTGGAAAAGGTCTATCCCCGTTTGGCCCCCAGGATGGATCAGGTAAGGGAGGCCATTGCCACCCGCAGGGAGAGAGTGAGTAAGAAACAGGCCCGGATGCAGGACAATTTGGTCTGTTATGAGGATATCACCGTATTCCCCCTGGTGGCCAACGGGGTGGAGGGGGCAGTGATCCGTGTGGACGATATCACTGATCAGGTCAGGATGGAAGAGATGGTGATCCAGTCTGAAAAAATGCTCTCCGTGGGTGGACTGGCAGCGGGTATGGCGCACGAGATCAACAACCCCCTGGCAGGGATCATGCAGACCGCCAATGTAATGAAACTGCGACTTGAGAATATCGACATGGCGGCAAACAAACGGGCGGCATCCGACATCGGCATCTCCACGGAACAGGTCCGGGCATTTATGGAAAAGCGGGGTATTTTCAACATGCTTGAGGCCATCAATGAATCCGGGGCCCGGGTGGCGGTCATTGTGGACAACATGCTCAGTTTTGCCAGGAAATCCGATGCCATTGTCTCTTCCCACAATCCCGGAGAACTCATGGACAGTATTCTGGAGCTGGCGGCTACGGATTATGATCTTAAAAAGCAGTATGATTTTAAAACAATTAAGATTGTCAGGGAATATGAAGAGAACCTGCCCATGATTCCCTGTGAAGGAGCGAAAGTACAACAGGTGATTCTCAATATCCTGAAAAACGGGGCCCAGGCCATGGTGGAAGCCGGTCGGAACCGGCCCTGCTTTATCCTGAGGATCTCAACGGAGGCCGAGGCCGGCATGCTGAGAATGGAGATTCAGGACAACGGCCCGGGTATGACCCGGGAAGTCCGTAACCGGATATTCGAACCCTTTTTTACCACCAAGCCCCCCGGGGTGGGCACCGGCCTGGGCCTGTCCGTATCTTATTTTATTATTACGGAAAATCATAAGGGCACACTGGGGGTCTCTTCCGCACCGGGCAAAGGGGCGAATTTTATTATCCGCCTTCCCCTGGCCTCGCACTCTTTGGAAAGAAGAGAGGCTGAGGAGGACGAAAACGATGCTGCTTCCACCTGA
- a CDS encoding flavodoxin family protein: MKVVGFNGSPNKKGNTACSLNMVFEELENAGIETQMIHVGKKKIQGCTACLDCVKKQNQACSLDDDPVNEWIQKIKAADGILLGSPVHFSGVAGTMKSFLDRAFFVASVNGGLFRNKVGAAVAAVRRSGGISTVDSLNHYINYSEMVMPSSNYWNVAHGLAPGQVMQDGEGKQIMAVLGKNMAWLMKIMEHGKEQFPPPEPVAKIMTNFIR; encoded by the coding sequence ATGAAGGTTGTTGGATTTAATGGCAGCCCTAATAAAAAGGGAAATACAGCCTGTTCACTGAACATGGTTTTTGAAGAGCTGGAAAATGCCGGAATTGAGACGCAGATGATCCATGTCGGCAAAAAAAAGATACAGGGATGCACTGCCTGTCTCGATTGTGTAAAAAAACAAAATCAAGCTTGTTCCCTTGATGACGATCCGGTTAATGAATGGATTCAGAAAATAAAGGCAGCCGACGGCATTCTACTTGGTTCTCCTGTTCATTTTTCCGGTGTTGCAGGGACAATGAAATCCTTCCTTGACAGAGCGTTTTTCGTTGCTTCGGTTAACGGCGGCCTCTTCCGGAACAAGGTCGGCGCAGCTGTTGCAGCTGTCCGGCGATCAGGCGGGATTTCAACAGTTGACTCCCTTAATCATTATATCAATTACTCCGAAATGGTCATGCCCTCTTCAAATTACTGGAATGTGGCACATGGTCTTGCCCCGGGGCAAGTGATGCAGGATGGAGAAGGTAAACAAATCATGGCGGTTTTAGGTAAAAATATGGCATGGCTCATGAAAATTATGGAACATGGAAAAGAACAATTTCCCCCGCCTGAACCGGTTGCCAAAATCATGACCAATTTTATCCGATAG
- a CDS encoding YifB family Mg chelatase-like AAA ATPase, translating into MIAKMKSCALNGFEAIVVDVEVDITLGLPVFNMVGLAETAVRESRDRVRSALQNAGYTFPMDRVVVNLAPADFKKEGTGLDLPVALGILCARGLFQASEAASWLFAGELSLDGYLRPVKAALPFALAARDNGFKGIILPKENGAQAALVKDIEVLAPDHLTQVVNFLAGKAGLAPLEPDLSMLLETDGTDRENDFSHVRGQTHVKRAMEVAAAGHHHILFNGPAGSGKSLMAKCLPGIMPEPSFEEAMEIARVYSVAGVAREPGQPLGARPFRSPHHSISDAGLVGGGTVPKPGEITLSHNGVLFLDELPEFRRSVLEVLRQPIEEGVITLARANAKATFPCRFMLVGAMNPCPCGNLTNPDRECTCTPAKIEQYKNKISGPLMDRMDILVEVPRLSFQEMTADGHRESSKSIRKRVEKAREIQTLRFKKAETTCFANADMGPKLLQQFCPLDAQSSRVVEQAMKQFNLSGRAYASILKLARTIADLAGAHDIHKPHVLEAVQYKRLDQARDDFG; encoded by the coding sequence ATGATAGCAAAAATGAAGTCCTGTGCATTAAACGGGTTTGAGGCCATTGTTGTAGATGTTGAAGTAGACATCACACTGGGATTGCCGGTATTCAATATGGTGGGGCTGGCTGAAACCGCTGTCCGGGAAAGCCGGGACAGGGTCCGGTCTGCCCTCCAGAACGCCGGATATACATTCCCCATGGACAGAGTGGTGGTAAACCTGGCGCCCGCGGATTTCAAAAAAGAGGGTACCGGCCTGGACCTTCCCGTAGCTTTAGGAATTCTTTGTGCCCGGGGGTTATTCCAGGCATCTGAAGCGGCATCCTGGCTGTTTGCCGGGGAGTTGTCCCTGGACGGCTACCTGCGGCCGGTCAAGGCAGCACTGCCCTTTGCCCTGGCCGCCCGGGACAATGGATTCAAAGGCATTATCCTGCCCAAAGAGAACGGAGCGCAAGCAGCGCTTGTTAAAGATATTGAGGTTCTGGCGCCGGATCATCTGACCCAGGTCGTGAATTTTCTGGCAGGAAAGGCAGGACTTGCGCCCCTGGAACCTGATCTGTCCATGCTTCTGGAAACAGATGGAACAGACCGGGAAAACGATTTCTCCCATGTCCGGGGCCAGACCCATGTAAAACGGGCCATGGAAGTTGCGGCAGCAGGGCATCATCATATCCTGTTCAACGGTCCGGCGGGATCCGGGAAAAGTTTGATGGCAAAATGTTTGCCGGGAATCATGCCGGAACCATCCTTTGAAGAGGCCATGGAAATCGCCCGGGTCTATTCGGTGGCCGGGGTGGCCCGGGAACCGGGGCAGCCCCTGGGCGCACGTCCTTTCAGATCCCCCCACCATTCCATCTCCGATGCAGGACTTGTGGGCGGCGGCACAGTGCCCAAACCCGGTGAAATCACGCTGTCCCATAACGGCGTACTGTTTCTGGATGAGTTGCCAGAATTTCGGCGCAGTGTGCTGGAGGTTCTCCGGCAGCCTATAGAGGAGGGCGTCATCACCCTGGCCCGGGCCAACGCCAAGGCCACCTTTCCATGTCGGTTTATGCTCGTAGGCGCCATGAACCCCTGCCCCTGCGGCAATCTCACCAATCCGGACAGGGAATGCACCTGCACGCCGGCAAAAATTGAGCAGTACAAAAACAAAATCTCAGGCCCGCTCATGGACAGAATGGACATCCTTGTGGAGGTTCCCCGGTTGTCTTTTCAGGAAATGACGGCAGATGGACACCGGGAGTCTTCCAAATCCATCCGGAAACGGGTGGAAAAGGCCCGGGAGATACAGACCCTTCGGTTTAAAAAGGCCGAAACAACGTGTTTTGCCAATGCAGACATGGGCCCAAAGCTTTTGCAGCAATTTTGTCCCCTGGATGCCCAAAGCAGCAGGGTGGTTGAACAGGCCATGAAACAGTTTAACCTGTCCGGACGGGCCTATGCCTCCATATTAAAACTTGCCAGAACCATCGCTGATCTGGCAGGCGCCCACGATATACACAAACCCCATGTTCTTGAGGCGGTTCAGTACAAACGCCTGGATCAGGCCCGGGATGACTTTGGTTGA
- the lpxC gene encoding UDP-3-O-acyl-N-acetylglucosamine deacetylase codes for MNSFYNQQTIAGKVSLSGVGVHSGKKTNLTIRPAKENHGIKFRRIDLPGTPDIPALFKLVVDTSLATVIGDNGVIVSTIEHLMASFAGLGIDNALVEVDDYEIPIMDGSAREFTRAITDVGVVDQDKPKHLFIVNEPIEIRQGDKWVRVEPEPCFKISCIIDFNHPLIGLQKIVYDRAENNFKQEICGARTFGFVKDLELLKRFSLGRGGSLDNAIVIDNDKILNKGGLRYPDEFVRHKLLDCLGDFSLLGMPIQGHIIAHKSGHHLNHLFIKKFLDERQAWETGPAKR; via the coding sequence ATGAACAGTTTTTATAATCAGCAAACCATCGCCGGAAAGGTGAGTCTTTCGGGGGTAGGCGTCCATTCGGGTAAAAAGACTAACTTGACCATCCGCCCTGCCAAGGAGAACCACGGCATTAAATTCCGGCGTATAGATCTTCCTGGAACCCCTGATATCCCGGCGCTTTTCAAGCTGGTGGTGGATACCAGCCTTGCCACGGTTATCGGGGACAATGGCGTTATTGTTTCCACCATTGAGCATCTGATGGCAAGTTTTGCAGGTCTTGGCATTGACAATGCCCTGGTGGAAGTGGACGATTATGAGATCCCCATCATGGATGGATCAGCCAGGGAATTTACCCGGGCGATAACCGACGTGGGCGTGGTAGATCAGGATAAACCCAAGCACCTTTTTATCGTGAATGAGCCCATAGAAATAAGACAGGGAGATAAATGGGTTCGGGTGGAACCTGAACCCTGTTTCAAAATTTCCTGCATCATTGACTTCAACCATCCGCTTATCGGCCTGCAGAAAATTGTCTATGACAGGGCGGAAAATAACTTTAAACAGGAAATCTGCGGGGCCCGGACCTTTGGGTTTGTTAAAGATCTTGAACTGCTGAAAAGATTCAGTCTTGGCAGGGGGGGAAGCCTTGACAATGCCATTGTGATCGATAATGATAAAATTTTGAATAAGGGGGGGCTGCGGTATCCGGATGAGTTTGTCCGGCACAAACTGCTGGATTGCCTTGGGGATTTTTCCCTTCTGGGAATGCCCATTCAGGGGCATATTATCGCCCATAAATCCGGTCATCACCTGAATCATCTGTTTATAAAAAAATTTCTTGATGAAAGGCAGGCCTGGGAAACAGGGCCGGCAAAGCGCTGA
- a CDS encoding DUF4390 domain-containing protein, with the protein MPMISKGTVTKSLCAVAFFIAGILFIVPAIALAYDNTVISNIKLANTRDDLFAYFKVENAFNEKNTQAVENGIPSSFTFYVTLFKTSSGLFDKKIADIKTRATIKYNSMRQEYTVVCQWKHAPALITKSFDEAKTWMTEIDNLKVVPLNRLIKGDKYQIRIKAELEKVTLPLWLHYVFFFVSYWDFETDWYVINFTY; encoded by the coding sequence ATGCCGATGATAAGTAAGGGTACGGTTACAAAAAGTTTATGTGCAGTTGCCTTTTTTATCGCGGGCATTCTTTTTATTGTCCCGGCAATTGCTCTTGCCTATGACAATACGGTTATATCCAATATCAAACTGGCCAACACCCGGGATGATCTGTTTGCTTATTTCAAGGTGGAAAATGCCTTTAATGAAAAAAATACCCAGGCTGTTGAGAATGGCATTCCCAGCTCGTTTACGTTCTATGTAACCTTGTTCAAAACGTCAAGCGGTTTGTTTGACAAAAAAATTGCCGATATTAAAACCCGTGCAACAATAAAATACAATTCCATGAGACAGGAATACACGGTTGTCTGCCAATGGAAGCATGCCCCTGCGTTGATCACAAAATCCTTTGATGAGGCAAAGACCTGGATGACCGAAATTGATAACCTCAAGGTGGTACCCCTTAACCGCTTGATAAAAGGTGATAAGTACCAGATTCGGATCAAAGCTGAACTTGAAAAAGTCACGTTGCCCCTGTGGTTGCACTATGTTTTCTTTTTTGTCTCTTACTGGGATTTTGAAACGGACTGGTACGTCATTAATTTCACGTATTAA
- a CDS encoding ATP-binding protein, with protein sequence MTQILQNTRPKRSGRKRECIAILCLLMAVGGLTVLETRVTPFDTGLPLSSTVLMFILININLLLLLTLLLLVFRNLAKLYYERKNNILGSKIKTRLTASFVVLALLPTTVLFFFSIQFISTSIAFWFNAPVEQTLEASLAVGQTLYDYIEEKNAFFAKRGAFQIHSRDLLKPENQEKLTRYTQVIQRAFNRQAVEVYTPDAQRVSISLASELENTHFGLLTTTELRGIRDGSASHTVYQTMDQGEFLRTLCTIPFDVPPAKAAGFIVINTLTAPDLSENLKAILKGVEEYHQLKLTKRPAEISYYIALSIVALLVVFCAVWFGFQIAKSITIPIMKFAEGTQRIIDGDMAYQIDFKTDDEIGTLIKSFNSMTRQLAAGRQQIALSENMLKQQNVELEKSRQYIEIVLKNISAGVVSMDNEGIITTMNKAAESMLGVNSCDILDKNFRNVLIEEYLSLANKIFEEAEQGGTHFKIPVSVSVAGVPKHFSLNYTTLKDDTGQNLGAVLVFDDVTELEKAQRLVAWREVARRIAHEVKNPLTPIKLSAQRLKRKYGKTINDEVFTGCADTIVEHVDLIRNLVNQFSTFAKFPDTNFASARIENIILETVALYKDGLEQMEIQTRFKDNIPTLKLDHQHMKQAFINLIDNAVYAVNKKGTIVINLSYDPILKIVRIEIADNGKGISDKEKTKLFEPYFSTKKTGMGLGLAIVNSIISDHNGVIRVQDNQPRGAKFIIELPAGGP encoded by the coding sequence ATGACCCAGATACTCCAGAACACAAGACCAAAACGATCCGGCCGGAAAAGAGAATGCATTGCCATTTTATGCCTTCTTATGGCCGTTGGGGGGCTGACGGTTCTTGAAACCCGGGTCACGCCCTTTGACACGGGACTGCCCCTGTCATCCACCGTGCTGATGTTCATTTTGATAAATATCAACCTGTTGTTGTTGCTTACCCTCCTGCTGCTGGTTTTCAGGAATCTTGCCAAACTCTACTATGAAAGAAAAAATAACATCCTGGGTTCCAAAATAAAAACCCGGCTGACCGCTTCTTTTGTAGTGCTGGCCCTTTTACCCACTACCGTGCTTTTTTTCTTTTCCATCCAGTTTATCTCTACCTCCATTGCCTTCTGGTTTAATGCCCCTGTGGAGCAGACCCTGGAAGCCTCTCTGGCCGTAGGACAAACCCTGTATGATTACATTGAGGAGAAAAATGCCTTTTTTGCTAAAAGAGGGGCGTTTCAGATTCATTCCAGGGATCTGCTCAAACCTGAAAATCAGGAGAAACTCACGCGGTACACCCAGGTGATCCAGCGCGCCTTTAACCGTCAGGCCGTGGAAGTCTACACCCCGGATGCCCAGCGGGTAAGCATTTCATTAGCCAGCGAGCTGGAGAACACGCACTTTGGGCTGCTGACCACCACGGAGTTAAGGGGCATCCGGGATGGCAGCGCCAGTCACACCGTTTATCAGACCATGGATCAAGGGGAATTTTTACGCACCCTATGCACCATCCCCTTTGACGTACCGCCGGCCAAGGCTGCCGGCTTTATTGTAATCAACACCCTGACAGCCCCGGATCTGTCTGAGAATTTAAAAGCCATTCTTAAAGGTGTGGAGGAGTACCACCAGCTTAAACTGACAAAGAGACCGGCTGAAATTTCGTATTATATCGCTTTGTCCATTGTGGCGCTTCTTGTTGTATTCTGTGCCGTGTGGTTTGGATTCCAGATTGCCAAGTCCATCACCATTCCCATTATGAAATTTGCCGAGGGTACCCAGCGGATCATAGACGGCGACATGGCATATCAGATTGATTTCAAGACCGACGATGAGATCGGTACCCTGATTAAAAGCTTTAACTCCATGACCCGCCAGCTGGCCGCGGGCCGCCAGCAGATTGCCCTGTCCGAAAATATGCTTAAACAGCAGAATGTCGAGCTGGAAAAAAGTCGCCAATATATTGAGATCGTTTTGAAAAACATCTCTGCCGGAGTTGTCTCCATGGACAATGAGGGGATAATCACCACCATGAATAAGGCTGCCGAGTCCATGCTGGGTGTTAACAGTTGTGATATTCTTGATAAAAATTTCAGGAACGTCCTGATCGAAGAATACCTGTCTCTGGCCAATAAAATATTTGAAGAGGCAGAGCAGGGGGGCACCCATTTCAAAATTCCTGTTTCCGTTTCCGTGGCCGGCGTACCCAAACATTTTTCATTGAATTATACCACGCTCAAGGACGATACCGGCCAAAATCTGGGGGCTGTACTGGTGTTTGATGATGTAACGGAACTTGAAAAAGCCCAGCGCCTGGTGGCATGGCGGGAGGTGGCCCGCCGCATTGCCCATGAGGTGAAAAATCCGTTAACCCCCATCAAGCTGTCTGCCCAGCGCCTTAAACGCAAATATGGCAAAACCATTAATGATGAGGTTTTCACCGGATGTGCCGACACCATTGTGGAACATGTTGATCTGATCCGGAATCTGGTGAACCAGTTTTCCACCTTTGCCAAATTTCCAGATACCAATTTTGCGTCGGCCCGCATTGAAAATATTATTCTTGAAACCGTTGCCCTGTATAAGGACGGGTTGGAACAGATGGAGATCCAGACTCGGTTCAAGGACAATATTCCCACATTAAAATTGGATCACCAGCACATGAAGCAGGCCTTTATCAATCTGATTGACAATGCGGTTTACGCCGTGAACAAAAAAGGCACCATTGTGATTAATCTCTCCTATGACCCCATTCTTAAAATTGTACGTATTGAAATAGCAGATAATGGAAAGGGTATTTCAGACAAGGAAAAGACCAAACTGTTTGAACCCTATTTTTCCACTAAGAAAACGGGCATGGGACTTGGGCTTGCTATTGTAAACTCGATTATTTCAGACCATAACGGCGTGATCCGGGTCCAGGACAACCAACCCCGAGGCGCCAAGTTTATCATTGAACTGCCTGCCGGGGGGCCCTGA
- a CDS encoding sigma-54-dependent transcriptional regulator, with the protein MYPAVLIVDDESTIVDSLDGILSDDGFEVIHAFNGYEALKKIDSHSPDIVLLDIWMPGMDGIDTLKEIKRHHPNLPVIMITGHGSIESAVDATKSGAFDFLEKPLSIDKVILSINNALNFRKLEEENRYLRKKAIEKNSITGTSPAVQKLYGEIMAAAPTDASILITGENGTGKEMVARTIHQFSNRPEGPFIIINCAAIPEERLEPELFGHEKGAFEGASAKNRGKFELAAGGTLFLDEIGDMSINTQAKMLRALESKTFQRIGSSRTLHMDVRVITSSNKDLESEIKEGRFREDLFFRLNVIPIHVPALRKRIEDIPILVDFFLTQLAEKSSAPKKTLSKEAVELLKQWHWKGNVRELKNLMERLSIMVESEIIGKNDIPAPYNPDIETFPETGEERNRIFTMAQLDQAKAAFEAEFIRLRVDQMNGDLQAAAKQMGASLNFVKKRISKS; encoded by the coding sequence ATGTACCCGGCAGTCTTGATTGTTGATGACGAATCCACCATTGTTGATTCCCTGGACGGTATTCTTTCCGATGACGGATTCGAAGTTATTCATGCATTCAACGGATACGAAGCCCTGAAAAAAATTGACTCCCATTCCCCGGATATTGTGCTGCTGGACATCTGGATGCCGGGCATGGACGGCATTGACACCCTAAAGGAGATCAAACGTCATCACCCCAACTTGCCGGTGATCATGATCACCGGCCACGGTTCCATTGAATCTGCTGTGGATGCCACTAAATCCGGCGCGTTTGATTTTTTGGAAAAACCTTTGTCCATTGACAAGGTTATACTCTCCATAAACAATGCCCTGAATTTCAGGAAACTTGAGGAAGAGAACCGGTACCTTCGCAAAAAAGCCATTGAAAAAAATTCCATTACCGGCACAAGCCCGGCGGTTCAAAAGCTTTACGGCGAAATTATGGCCGCAGCGCCCACCGATGCCTCCATACTGATCACGGGGGAAAACGGTACGGGTAAGGAGATGGTGGCCCGCACCATTCATCAGTTCAGTAACCGTCCTGAAGGTCCCTTTATCATTATCAACTGCGCAGCCATTCCTGAAGAGCGTCTGGAACCTGAACTGTTCGGGCATGAGAAAGGGGCTTTTGAAGGAGCCTCAGCAAAAAACAGAGGTAAATTTGAACTGGCTGCCGGTGGAACCCTGTTTTTGGATGAAATAGGGGATATGAGTATCAATACCCAGGCCAAAATGCTGCGGGCTTTGGAATCCAAAACCTTCCAGCGCATCGGTTCCAGCCGTACCCTGCACATGGACGTACGTGTGATCACCTCATCCAACAAAGATCTTGAATCGGAAATCAAAGAAGGGCGGTTCAGGGAAGATCTGTTTTTCAGACTCAATGTCATACCGATCCATGTTCCGGCCTTAAGGAAAAGGATTGAGGATATCCCCATATTGGTGGATTTCTTCTTAACCCAACTGGCTGAAAAATCATCCGCGCCTAAAAAAACGCTCTCCAAAGAGGCTGTTGAGCTTTTAAAACAATGGCATTGGAAGGGAAATGTCAGGGAACTGAAAAATTTGATGGAGCGTTTATCCATTATGGTGGAAAGTGAAATTATTGGGAAAAATGATATTCCTGCACCCTACAATCCTGATATTGAAACATTTCCCGAAACGGGTGAAGAGCGCAACCGGATTTTTACCATGGCGCAATTGGACCAGGCAAAAGCTGCCTTTGAAGCGGAATTTATCCGTTTAAGGGTGGATCAGATGAACGGGGATCTTCAGGCGGCGGCTAAACAGATGGGAGCAAGCTTGAATTTTGTCAAAAAAAGAATATCTAAAAGCTGA
- a CDS encoding RsmD family RNA methyltransferase: MFNILGPGIRGKRVLDMFAGTGALGLEALSRGAQSAVFVDAARSSCNVIKRNIELCRMADQARILCHDLIKGALPVFHHTFDLIFMDPPYNKEYPGQVLGKPGFSELLAPGAIIIVEQSGKESLNYPGNSLDKYLEKKYSRTTLTFLRKSAIDEGCV, encoded by the coding sequence GTGTTCAATATCCTTGGCCCCGGTATTCGGGGAAAAAGGGTACTCGACATGTTTGCCGGCACCGGGGCTTTGGGGCTTGAGGCATTGAGCCGGGGGGCTCAGTCTGCCGTTTTTGTGGATGCGGCCCGGTCTTCCTGCAATGTGATCAAACGCAATATTGAACTGTGCCGGATGGCCGATCAGGCGCGGATTCTCTGCCATGACTTAATCAAAGGGGCTTTACCTGTATTCCATCACACCTTTGATCTGATTTTCATGGATCCCCCGTACAATAAAGAGTATCCGGGACAGGTGCTTGGAAAACCTGGGTTTTCAGAACTCCTTGCACCCGGGGCAATTATCATTGTGGAACAGTCTGGCAAAGAAAGCCTTAACTATCCCGGAAACAGCCTTGACAAATACCTGGAAAAAAAATACTCAAGGACAACTCTTACATTTTTGCGGAAATCCGCCATAGACGAAGGATGCGTATGA
- the coaD gene encoding pantetheine-phosphate adenylyltransferase, translating to MIYRKRTIAIYPGSFDPLTNGHLDVIRRAQEIFDHVIVGVLYNSSKKTPLFSPEERISIIKECFEDPSIELDSARIEVETFNGLLVEYARMKKAVAIIRGMRALSDFESEFQMALMNRKLNREVQSVFLMTGSRWIFTSSSIIKEVARYGGDISDMVPKPVERRVKEKFEALVKSQEWQKCYK from the coding sequence ATGATTTACCGAAAACGGACAATTGCCATTTATCCAGGTTCCTTTGATCCCTTGACAAACGGACATCTTGACGTCATCAGACGCGCCCAGGAAATTTTTGACCACGTAATCGTGGGGGTGCTGTACAATTCGTCTAAAAAAACACCGTTATTCTCCCCAGAGGAACGTATTTCCATAATTAAGGAATGTTTTGAAGACCCATCGATAGAGCTGGACTCGGCAAGGATTGAAGTGGAGACTTTTAACGGCCTTCTTGTTGAATATGCCCGAATGAAAAAGGCTGTGGCCATTATCCGGGGCATGCGGGCTTTGTCTGATTTTGAAAGTGAATTTCAGATGGCGCTGATGAACAGAAAGCTCAATAGGGAGGTCCAGTCGGTCTTTCTGATGACAGGATCGCGCTGGATTTTTACATCATCGTCCATCATTAAGGAGGTTGCCCGGTATGGCGGGGATATCTCTGATATGGTTCCCAAACCCGTGGAGCGTAGAGTGAAGGAGAAATTTGAGGCTCTCGTAAAAAGCCAGGAATGGCAAAAATGTTATAAATGA